The DNA region GCGGTTTGAGACCCTGGAGGCCATCTGCAAAGCGCTCCAATGCCAGCCGGGAGATATTTTGGAGTATAGGAAGTAGTACGGTCGGGGGAGAAGAGCCGCGCTCCTGCGGCGTGCGGTCACCTAGGGACAGCGCTATACTGACAGTATGCAAAGAAATACCTCTATAGTCGGAGTAGCGCTTCTCGTCGTGGGTCTTGGCCTAGGGTACATGCTCTGGGGATACGACTCCTCATCTAGAGGTAGCCACATGATGCCGTCAGGGGAGATGATGAGTCAGAATATCGATCAGCATTTCATCACGCAGATGATTCCGCATCATGAGGGAGCGATAGAGATGGCCAAGGTAGCACTCGAGCGCTCCAAGCGTCCTGAAATGCTCTCGCTAGCCAAAGGCATTATCGAAGCCCAAGAGAAAGAAATCGTGGATATGAGCACCTGGCACCAGGCGTGGTTTGGCTCGGCGCCCTCAGATGGCGGGATGGGAGGAATGCATATGGATGGTATGACGGGGGACTTGGACAAGCTCAAAGCACTATCGGGGACGGATTTTGACAAAGAGTTCATTCGGCAAATGATCCCGCACCACGAGATGGCGGTGATGATGGCACAGATGCTCCAGGCTTCGACCGAGCGGGCTGAAATGAAGCAGCTGGCGGATAACATCATCACTTCCCAGACCAGGGAGATAGAAATGATGAGGAGCTGGGCCAAGGTTTGGTAAAACTGGCCTTGGGGTGGGGTCTACATGAAAAGCCTGGCTTTCCGCCAGGCTTTTGCCATACTATGGGCCAAACTTGGGCTTGGGCAGAGGATCAGATTAGGTTGTTGCAGGGGGGACTTTTATGAATGATAGTAAACCAACATTAAATTATTTTTACGGAATTGTTCTATGTGAATTAATTCTGCTTTTTGGTTTTGGATTCTGGGCAGATTTGATTTTTGTAGGCAACACCCTTTTACATTATCTGACGCCCGATTTGAGAGATTATCCATATCAAAATCCACCAGTATTTTTTTCGATTGGTGAAGCCCTTGCCTCTATCGCAATTTTGCTTGCGGTGTATCAATTTAGAAAAGAGAAATGGTCGATAGCGTTAAGGGTGAGGAGTTATATTGTACCGACTGTCTTCTCGACTGTTTTGCTTGGTGTGATTTTGACCACTGCTTCTTCTTTTGTTTTGGTTCAAAATCCTACAAATATGCTCCAGCTGTCAATTTTTTGGCAAGTTGTTGCGAGTGTTTTTATCGCGACCTCTGTCGCACTCCTTCTGTTAAAGGCGTCTAACAAGAGGCTCTTTAACGAGAGAAGTGCAAGAAAGTTCTATGAAGTAATGACTTGGGAATTATCCAGGCCAAGCCCTGAACGCTTGGAAATTATATTAAATGCTCTCTTGGATAACTTGGATGCTATCTGCAAGGCAGCCTCCCAGAACACCAAGAGCGAGTTGTCTCAATCAGCCGTCGCGATACTCGATGTTGTGCTTGGCGAAAGCTCTTTGGTGGATGTGATAACTACTAAAAGATTTGACGCCCTACACTATCTTCTGGTGATGGTGGAAAAATATGCTCTAAATCATAGGAAAGCAGAAGGGGTTTCTAGAATTATAAAGAATCTCTTTATTGATCAAAACTCGTTTCTTTACAAGCACCTTGAAATGAGTGGCTTGGCTCTCTCCTCTAATTTGTACGAATTGTTATTTGGATCTCCTGTAATACTTGCTAACTTTAATTTATTTGGATGGCCGACTCTGGATTACAAAATGCAGAAAAATCTGAATAGTCTTCAGCTCTCTGTATTCATTAAGTCTCTATCAAAGTCCATAGAAACGTATTTAAAAACAGACGCAGTGCCTCCGCGTTACATTAATGATGGCCTCTCTCATTTGAGTGAGATCTTTCAAGATATATGTTTCAAGATTAATACCGAGGAAGAGAGAGGGGTCGATACAAATTATGCTCTCAAAGATGAGTGGTGGTCACTACACATGATTGCGCGATTTATCGGACACGAATATGTTTTTTTGGCGTATCAAGATGATTTAAATCAAGATGTGGTTGATCGAGAGAAAACCGCGACAGAAGCGAGTTTTTACTCGAATTCAACAATAAACGAAGGTGTTGCTGCAATACTATATAAATCCTTCGAGCACCTGACTTATATAAAAGATAGTAACGATATTTATCACCTTGTTCATCAGCTGCTCTATGGGCTGA from Candidatus Parcubacteria bacterium includes:
- a CDS encoding DUF305 domain-containing protein, with product MMPSGEMMSQNIDQHFITQMIPHHEGAIEMAKVALERSKRPEMLSLAKGIIEAQEKEIVDMSTWHQAWFGSAPSDGGMGGMHMDGMTGDLDKLKALSGTDFDKEFIRQMIPHHEMAVMMAQMLQASTERAEMKQLADNIITSQTREIEMMRSWAKVW